The sequence ttcgtttcatctcatttcatttcatttcatttcatttcattttatttcgtttcatttcatttcatttcatttcattccatttcatttcatttcatttcatttcatttcatttcttttcatttcatttcatttcatttcatttcgtttcatttcattacatttcatttcatttcatttcatttcttttcatttcattacatttcatttcatttcatctcatttcatttcatttcaatgcatttcatttcatttcatttcatttcatttcatttcatttcatttcatttcatttcatttcatttcattcaaacacacatgcatgcttgaaagttgataaaaaatgaaCCATTCAAAAGGTTCCCTTCGCATCGATTGCATCCTACTTTCTTTGAACATCGTTTTAGGAACTTGACGCCCCATCAACAACAACTCCTTTCCTTAGCCAAGATCCAGATAAGCCGGTAAGTACACATTTTTATCCTTGCATTTCTCCGGACAGGAAATAATTATTTATCAATGTGTCTTAGCAGTTATAAAACATCTGtatccatttcatttcatttcatttcatttcatttcatttcatttcattccattccattccatttcatttcatttcatttcatatcatttcatttcatttcatttcattccatttcatttcatttcattacatttcatttcgtttcatctcatttcatttcatttcatttcatttcattttatttcgtttcatttcatttcatttcatttcatttcattccatttcatttcatttcatttcatttcatttcatttcttttcatttcatttcatttcatttcatttcgtttcatttcattacatttcatttcatttcatttcatttcttttcatttcattacatttcatttcatttcatctcatttcatttcatttcaatgcatttcatttcatttcatttcatttcatttcatttcatttcatttcatttcatttcatttcatttcatttcattcaaacacacatgcatgcttgaaagttgataaaaaatgaaCCATTCAAAAGGTTCCCTTCGCATCGATTGCATCCTACTTTCTTTGAACATCGTTTTAGGAACTTGACGCCCCATCAACAACAACTCCTTTCCTTAGCCAAGATCCAGATAAGCCGGTAAGTACACATTTTTATCCTTGCATTTCTCCGGACAGGAAATAATTATTTATCAATGTGTCTTAGCAGTTATAAAACATCTGtatccatttcatttcatttcatttcatttcatttcatttcatttcattccattccattccatttcatttcatttcatttcatatcatttcatttcatttcatttcattccatttcatttcatttcattacatttcatttcgtttcatctcatttcatttcatttcatttcatttcattttatttcgtttcatttcatttcatttcatttcattccatttcatttcatttcatttcatttcatttcatttcttttcatttcatttcatttcatttcatttcgtttcatttcattacatttcatttcatttcatttcatttcttttcatttcattacatttcatttcatttcatctcatttcatttcatttcaatgcatttcatttcatttcatttcatttcatttcatttcatttcatttcatttcatttcatttcattcaaacacacatgcatgcatgcatgcatgcatgcatgcatgcatgcatgcatgcatgcttgaaagttgataaaaaatgaaCCATTCAAAAGGTTCCCTTCGCTAGAATACATAGTTACTTATTGATCGCTAATAAGTAAATTCTGTTCATTCGTCAAAACTCCGGATTTTATAAGATTATCTCTTTTTTAGAGAAAGTCATCTCAACAACCCGAGCCCTGCTTTCCTGAACCTCCAATCACTAATGATCCTGGTTTGGTAAGTGTACGACTATCTGAACACAGGACACCAATGATCTACATtacaaatattatcaatttcATTCTAGGagcactacatgtatatggtgatAAGCTATTTAAATACTAAAAGATGTCAGCGAggacaatatcacaatttagtgcctgcgCGAGggctggcactctttaccaaaatgttgattattttgaaatatcaaaattttggtaaagaatGCCAGCCCGAGGGCAGGTACTATATTGTGATATTGTACGAGCgcatgtgttttttttacaccGTCAACTCATTCATCTAATCACTCATCGTTCTTCATCATTCGTCATCGATAGGAAAGTTTCCCTTTCATGGTGCATTTCCAATCTGTACGTGCAGATAACCATATTGAATGTGGACATGGCATTATTTGTAGGAGCTCGAGTACAGTTCATTtctaattatatttatttgatttctaCAAGAAGTAAGCTTGTATGTCTCACTGTACATGCTGTAGTaacaataattaaataatattatataatgattattttaataataatcaagtttatttgaatattaaccaccctaagAGGGAGTTTGCTATGCCGAGTTTAAACAAAGGGGTAATTTTAcatccgttgccatggtaaccaacaTCACCATGATATGTGGATTTTTTTTCTAATGTAACAGAAATTGTGTAAAATAGGATAgctatttccatggaaacatacagGTAgctaaaaaatgttgttttggtaaaatattttcCGCTGACAAAGTAATGTTATGAATTTAATTATAATCAGGTTTATGTGCATATTGACCACCCAATATGCGGTCATTTGTTGTACTGAGTACAAAAAGTTACCATTCTATGAAAATCAGTTGCCACGGTAACGAAATCACGCTCGTTAAAGTATGGCCGCAGAGCACATTCCAAGTACATTGGTCCTTACGTTGCGGAAGTGATAGTGAGGGGGTATATGAATTTGAATctacacattttcatttttaggatGAAATCAGTTACCTTACCTAAGTTGAACCTAACTAAAGTATAACTCAAACCACTATATACAGAATTGGTCTAACAATTGACGGATACCAACTTTCTAATCGTGTTTTCGGTTTATTATACGTTTAGGCCTACCTGTCAATATATGACTTAATTAAACATAGTATTCACACGGTTGAGTAGTATGCACGCCATTAATGGTGACtgatgagtgtgtgtgtggggggtgtatgtgcatgcgtgtgcttatgcgtgcgtgcgtacctGTATGCGTGCGTtttgcgtgtgtgcgtgtgggGGGGATATAGTTGACTACGCACCTATCTTTACTTATAAGCTGCATGCTGATATATTAAAAACATCGATTGCATCCTACTTTCTTTGAACATCGTTTTAGGAACTTGACGCcccatcaacaacaacaactccttTCCTTAGCCAAGATCCAGATAAACCTGTAAGTACACATTTTTATCCTTGCATTTCTCCCGACAGGAAATAATTATTTGTatccatttcattttatttcatttcatacaaacgtgcgtgcgtgcgtgcattcatacgtacttacatacacacacacacacacacacatacatacatacatacatacatacacacatacacacatacatacatacatacatacatacatacatacatacatacatacatacatacatacatacacacacatacatacatacatacatacatacatacatgcacacacacatacatacatacatacatacatacatacatacatacatacatacatacatacatacacacacttacacacacacatacatacatacatacatacatacatacatacatacatacatacatacatacatacatacaatcatacatacacacatacatacatacatacatacatacatacatacatacatacatacatacatacacacatacatacatacatacatacacacacacacatacgcacgcacgcacgcacacacacacacacacatacatacgcacgcacgcacgcacgcacgcacgcacgcacgcacgcacacacacacacacacacacatacatacatacatacatacatacatacatacatacatacatacatacatacatacatacatgcatgtaggAGCTCAGGGAACAAGCACAATTTACGGCAGGGGCTGGGGGGAAAAATGGCCAATTTTGTCCCCCAGCCCCCTTCACGATGTCAAATTTCATGGACTCCGAAAATGAGTCCAGGAATTTTCGTAGCCGTCAAAAGGCTACAGAGGCTcttatatatacaattatactGTACTCTACCCTCCCCTGTACACTACACATAGGGCTGTAACCTATCTTTTggaggtacatttgtatttagcCATCAGGACTTTCTATTGCAATCTTCGAGAGAAAAACAATGAGCATCACCATGATCTCTATTAGGAACGGTATCGGAGGGGTGTGCACCTCCCACGGTGAgcattattttttgaaaatgaagatGTGTAGGTGGCCATTTACTTtaaatattgtcttcaatacccttCAAGAGATTAGGGCATAACTAAACATATTCTCTGGCAGTCACCGACCTCATGGTAATTTAACATATGTTTAAGAACTTAAGAACTTGCCGGGAAGCCACGAGACAATTTGCAAATGTACTTGGTAAACGACTGGTACTGAGGTTAAATTTGGTTCAGATTATTAGCAAAATATTACGTGACATCCCCTGGCCTTTCAGACCATCGTAATGTTCAAGGCCCCCCACCCCTTCGCACACCATTTTTTCGTGGCACCATTTCCCCTCAGGCCCCCAGCCGTAAATTCTGCACGTCCCTTATTGTCGCACTACATTAATGCCCTTCCTCTGTGAAAATAAGTATACGTGTTAAGTATTTAAACATAATCTTATGTCATATTTAAAAGAACTAATCAAAACTAGAATAATGACCGAATTCTCCGAGAATTCATTGCACCTGTGATATAGgatatttctttgaaatatcaCAATCTCTTTCTGCAGATTAGTGGTCTAATAACGCCGAAAATATCAGAACAACGTGGTCGTTGGGATTGGATAAAGAGACATAAAAGGAAGAAAAAACAAGTAGGTTGATTTTTGTTTGACTATGCTAATTTATATATCTGAATATCTATTGAAAGTTCACTACGATTGTAAGGGCTAACTTTATACCACAATTCGAAACGTactttgcatttttttaaatgtatgagTTTCCAAATTTGTTGTCAGAATTGTCTCACAGGAAGCTTCTTTCCGGTATAGTCAATCAGCAATGCAAAATAAAACGATTGTGCTGATAGCTTCACAGGCTAAAGCAAAAACAGGCCAGGTTTGCCTTGGTAAGGGACAATTGTAAAGACATAAATACGAAACATACATTACCTGAAACGACATGTCTAAGTAATTTATGCCTCCAAGAAAAAGtaacaaaaatcaaattatCAATTCGAATAAAAACGAAGAAAACATCCCATTTAATATTAAAAGAACACCTTCGCAAATGGTTAAGACGAGAGCTTAAAATGACAATTAACACACTAAATGACTCCACATATTTCATTAAACAAGTTTTTGATGATAACCGTAGAAATCCAACGTAACGAAATAAACTTAGGACGTATAGAACATTTAAACCCAACAGTTATTTTGAACCATATcttgttattttgaaaagttttcaaCTCCGACATGTTTATACAAAGTTTAGATGCTCCTGTCATAAGTTAATGATCGAAATGGGTACcggtagatatataaatataccagtAGAAGACAGAATATGCTGTGTGTGTGACTCCAATGAAGTGGAGtctgaaattcattttttgataaGTTGCTCTAGGTACAGTCAACAAAGGCAGAGTTTCTTTCAAACGATATCCACTATTTACTCTGATTTTATGGATAAGGATGACGAGACTAAGTTCATCGTAATCATGTCAAGTATTGATAAAACTATTGTAGTGACGACTGCAAAATTCATAATAGATTGTTTCAGGATCAGGGACAGTATTTGATTTCCtttttgtttgcattgtagtcttttatataaattatatttatttctcagctattttgtgattttggctcACGTGACCTCCTTTATTCGttcttatgtatttatgtaacccTCCTCCGGGGATAAACGGAGGTATGTTCCGTTATTGGAATAAAGaaagactatactatactatactatactatactatactatactatactatactatactatactatactatactatactatactatactatactatactatactatactatactatactatactatactatactatactatactatactatactatactatactaaaaaAATTGACAACTTCATCCAGCGATTTCTAATTAGTGCAATGGAACATAGGAAAACATGTTTAACCTGATggagaattgtaatttttatctctttctttctctcttattatttctttgaagttattagttgctattttaacatgatatttaaattttttgtatgtatttgattcTATGTAAATGCTGCTCCTAATGTTTTTCGTGAGCCCCTGATATAAAAGGgatgcagaaaataaataataataataataataatatactatactatactatactgtactgtactgtactgtactgtactgtactgtactgtactgtactatactattctatactatactatactgtactgtactgtactgtactgtactgtactgtactgtactgtactatactatactatactatactatactattaaaaattgaaaatgtctgGAATCCCCAGTCCTCATTTTGatgaataatatatgtaaagaaACGTTGCTGATCAGTTTACATAGCACGTGACCACATTAAAAACGAAAGActataaataacaaatttgttatACTAAGATCAATCTAACTACACTTTCGACTCAAAGTGTTTGAAACTcgtaattgaaaaaaaaaattgagtttgATAATGAAGAGAGATTACACTAGTTTCAAACTGCTCTATTAAATACTGAGATATCTACTTATATGACAAAACACACTAATGACAGAGATCAAAATCAAGTTCAACTGAATTACATCTTTGCAGACTGGAAAACGTGTTCTAAATCCTGCATAGGTGTTCTCTTCAGAAACATTTGAGAAGAAATCAATATAAATGTGCAAATTTTACAGCCAGCTCCATTGGTACAACTTACTGCTGTACGCGCACAGAGTTGCCCGTTCCTCGCATTAAATTGCAATTTTACCATACGGTTGCTCTTTTTGTTAATTCTCTTGAAAGGaattgaagaaaaaagaaaaggcACAATTCAAAAGACTCTTAATTGATTTGGAAGGGGATATATCACAGGGTAAGTGCATCTTTGTCATGTCAAATGTCCGTCGGGGCATTGCTTTCTCACTCGAGTGTCTTGTACGTAAATGGCCCTAATCAATCAGTCGAAAGAAGTAACAGCCCAATTATATgccatacaatataatataatataatatagtataatataatataatataatataatataatataatataatataatatgatacaatacaatacaatacaatgcaatacaatacaatacaatacaatacaatacaatacaatacaatatatgatatgatatgatatgatatgatatgatatgatatgatacgatacgatacgatacgatacgatacgatacgatacgatacgatacgatacgatatgatatgatatatgatatgtgtCGCGCTGTGTTTGGTATATTTCCCTGTCTGTGCACTGTATATTGACAAAGTGTGTTAACTCTGGGAGTTAGCTTACAGCAAGACGTAGTATTACGTAATCAAAGAATATTCGAACGGTTTAAATATATCATGTCTAATTTATTACTTGCATTTGTTTACGCTTTAGATGAATTCAAGAGAATGAAACAGTTATGCACCTTACAGGAAAGGGATAAGGAAAACATACTCAACCCAAGCGGTTTATTCGAACGCATGGAAAAGGAAGAGATTATAGAGTTACTAAAAGCCATAAACCGAATAGACCTGAAGGAACGATTTGAAAGGgaattttgtttgtgtacaaaGGTAAAACAGACCAGCAATACTTAACACTTAATAAGAAATATCGTTCTTATAGTCTTTTCAAAAAAAACTAGGGGTAGTGTGtatttttcttattttgacCATAGGCAGTGGAgtgtctcccctccactgtctatgttttGACAGCTAGCACAATACTTTACAGATATATACTAAAAAGGGCACGTATGCATTTAATTACTTATAGACGAGTGTTACGCtttgcctgtattttgtttgtacgAGAACTAGCCATTTACGCTAGTTATATCAGTTTCGCAAAATATGACCTCTTTATCCCAACCATTTCGATAGGCTTATGTGTTAGAAAGCTTATCGCGATCTGCATGTCATTCTTGTTGTCACCCATGCGATATGCACATCATTTTAGTATTGCTAAGCACACTTTCTTAGCTGCAGGTGACGATATACCACTTTTTCACTTTATCACTATCACAATTTCACTGTtggtatgggcatggtcttcttgttaggcatatttgcatacatttttgaatgtttattcatttgcccaTCCATCTATGTTATCATCTTTGCAAATTGAATATGTACCACCACTTGtgtgttgctatgggcatggttttGTCTTGGCTTAAAATAcccaaaaaatgttaaaaacagaACATGATTCGTATCAACTTGATCTGAATAGACTACCTCAAAGGttgagaaattgaaaatatcatttttaccaaaaatactTAAAAAGTAAAGTAGAAAGTAGTAAAGGACTCGTAATATCAACTTGACATGAACAAACCttaatagcccccccccccccgggacatgcacaccaaatatcaaagcattCTGCCTGGGTTTTGGAGAAAAGGGGAAAATAGAAAAGTTGGCGAACGACGGATAGACGGACGATGGGCGGCGGGCGACGAACGACAACGGACAAAGAACTTAATCTTTAAGCTCAGGTCACACTGTCGCTGTCGGTGACAGTGGAGTTAAATATTTAGTGAAATGGCGATGTACCTGGGTAATTAACATGCATGGTTAGTTCGAGGCAGTTTGAAATTAACGGGTGAGCATTATTTTATTGTCTAACAGTTGAGTTGGAAAATGGAATACATCAGGATCGAAAACTTACTATTGTTTCACAGTAATATTTTCCCTCTGCCCATATAGGATGTGGAGAACGAAAAGTGGCAGGATTTAAAATTGATGTTGCACCGTCATATCGCACAAGAGATACCGACTGGTATGTTGTCAATAATTGTTCTGAACTTTAGTTATTGTGAATTATTCATGTGATGGTGAAGCTtgaattgatttttttgttttaattgtgtGTCTAGTTTATTGTACTCGCTAGACTTTTCCTACCTGTATGCTTTGTTTTGTATGTGAAAAACGTTTCACGAATGACTATTATTATGAAACCCACTCATTAAGAGGCTGAAACGCTGAAGTTTAATTAATCGtttgacaaaaacaaattaaaaggAAAATAAACTTAAATTTTCTCAGAGTTCTATACTTCTTCCATCTGATTTTTATCAGACGTTTTATTTAAAATCACAATTACTTCGCTTTCTTCACAGAGGAATTTTGCCGCATGAAGGATCTGAGTGGAATCCCGGTAAGGGATTTGGAAGGCATTCATAATCCATTGGAATTGTTCACAAAATTGAAGAAACAAGGGGATCTATCGATCAACAACACTACAAAAGTCGAACAGTTGCTCGAACAAGTTAAACTTATCAGTCTGAAAGACGAACTTGTACGAGGAGTGGCTGACCTTAAACAGGTGAAATTCTACATTTGCAATTATACCAACTCGTATATTATGCTGTATCAAAATGAAGGGATCAACTACGTATATGATATTCATAGATGAATATTCTCGGGAAATGTGACATGATACTACACtgttttttaattgaaatattttgtcgACAATAAAATGAACACGTACTAAATGCTTAATGTACATGCTTAACATTTGATTGTATCTTTCAGAATTATGAGATGGGCGATGACGACGTTAGTTCTGTTTGAAAAGACAGACGAGTGGCAGGTGTATGATCAGAAATGTTCAAGGAAACAACCATTACGGTTCTCCGAAGCATCTCATCGTCGCAttgttgtcaaaatgtcaaactGTTAAAAACTGGTTCCTGTTATTTGTTGTCAGTCACAAACCTTCAGTCAATTATATTGTCGAAAAGGCTTATGTGTTAGaacagtaccgtagcctgcggggtgCAAGGGGGGCAGCttcccccctgagattttggaaaaaagattaaaaaaagctacttttgaatacatagcgatgctataaaaatcgttatttacgtgacgattcctagcatgcgcgatttcaatggatagttcactaaagtgactgtacactgactcatggctaatatgtatcttatatcacTATTGTAcactggcttaactttgaattaaaatgtgtccagttaaaaacaaaaactttttgcagcaaattaaaaattctttgcgcgggaaagtaaaaaaaaagaagtgcgcacatgcactgtgcattttctgcgagtaacagtagtcttgaaagtctccttcatttgaagatagcaagtcgcaattataatgtcagctctcaaatgtcaaaaaaagacggaaaagtcgttcaacgtgaggtcgcctgctatgctgcatgcagtgattcgtgactccgaagatgcgcccaatctcatttacatcttgttccttatattaaaacatttactgtcagtgataaaacggcagatctctttttggaatatttggtgtccctgaaaaactattaaactgggtacgcagtttaagatccactatttctttcaataattgtgttcgacgctgtctttggttaaaacgttgtttgatataattatctcattgtgttacaaagtatataactgtagtataaacacagtaattgtatctaggttacccgaccgtgtgaggtctaattggttaatgagatagtaatacgagctaggccatgttattacttgtaattaagtgaatgttgcaagtgtcactacaagtgataaatcacaacttttaatgaattcagcctTAGTAGAAAAgggtattttcaaaatagattatctctgaattaaattaactgtagttcataaacacttcctatataaggaaaagaattgaagtttactgtaaacatgttatttactaaccatatttgtattacggaatgaagatttagatttgaataaaatgtgaatgtttggGTGTATGCAAATAGGCCTACTGACTGAACACAGAGAGATCGTGCGGGACGGAGGAGAGCAACACGTCTGGATTTACGGTGTCTGATCTGCATCGTAGTAGAAATACTACGGGAAACTAATTGTTTCTATCTAGTTTGAACTGCCgtaagtgaaggaaaacgaaTCCAAAGATCTCGTATTGTTGGTTAAAGCATACACCtacttcaccaaaagtaatattctgTGTACTTGTGAGTTTATCCCCTGAATACGtgtcctgagattctggtacctctgagattgactgtgtgcgtcggaagttacaacttgaatttggtcaataactgccaacaccaaagacaagtctgtagcaattgcacactgacactagcgttattccacaattcattttgaagcgacaatttgctatggaaagaatggccctgaatttgtaaacagagttGTATTGATGGGGCAAGGACGGCGAGGACAGTGGGCCGGGCGTGTGTCGATATAGGGTTAGGGGAAAGGGGAAATGGGCTCATAATTCTGGGCAGTGGATTCAGCGGggtgtaaatatttatataataacaCATGTTAGCAAGGTTAAGGGCAATATCACGATTTATTGCCTTCCCATTGCCTGCGGCTGGGGCATCATCATCATACAGGTTTGTATCACATATcattacagagagagagagagagagagagagagagagagagagagagagacagacagacagacagacagacagacagacagacagacagacagacagacagacagacagacagacagacagacagacagacagacagacagacagacagacagaaagggaAGAGAGAGTAGAGCATCCAAGCACATTCGCATGGCAGAGTGTTTTTAGTGGTTTTAACGCCATTGACGGTATTTTTTACTTATAATTCGTAAATAACGCCATTACTTTTGTATTATTACCATTCTTGAATAGGATATTAGGTTACAAGTGACTGGTGTGGCGTAGCGTAGATTGTGTTGCATTGCGCTGTATAAAGTTTAAGACCACAGAgttttgtgaatatttttgGGAGACCAGTAGTTTACAATATCTTCATCGCTCTAGTTTTACGTCAAAGGGGCTACACAGTGTTACGTTTCGGTGTCTAAGTTATGTTCTTATAGGTAGATCAACATAACGTAAACGATTCTCCACTCTGTTGTTCTAGGGTACCAGGGTCTAGCTTGTCTAGCCCGgaattagggagccttcagtatttacaaaggggagggccggaggaaatcacacatggtgaCCCTCCGCCCAtgctccatttgtaaaaagttacCCTctctttgtcccattttgtaaaaaatgaccctccccatgacatttgtacatactgaacgttaatcaatattcccattatatgtatacatacaaattaaatgattttgactctgtattagagagcaatatttctacatataaagtgacaaaataatgacaaacattaaaaaaaaaaactggctATATATACTACTGTTACccttctcttataatcatacacaatctagttagtatctaaaacgtgctttccattttgtgcatactctgcctgatctggtcacttgcaaaagttccctgatatcattgtcatcatcttTACCTTCACCTttagtattgccattatcagtgtcactctaatctgactcactgtcacTAAATgattcagtacatgtatcactgtccatgttctctatgacattcaaaactaaatcatcatcatcatcatcagcagcagcatcatcatcatcatcatcatcatcatcatcatcatcatcatcactgcttccatcaccatcatattttaacaacaacattcacgtacagtgtgagtgataaggtgagatggtacactcaacaaaatgcatcgttttattaaacaatttttttacaatatatttattttaatttttgtatttttgcatgtaaaatactcgtaaaaataaatgttgagtgctcatctcacttttacgtctcaaaacacacaaaacaaattgacaataattgaatcttcaatttggtcacaaaactacggattgtaaaatgtgaaccTCCCCAAACactgtaatgcaaaatatgaccctcccccaagaacaggtttgtaaaatgtgcaACAATATACATTGAGTTAAAAGAGCCATTAAAGCATTTATATATAAAGACTGCATCAAGCAATTTCCTACGAGATTGAagactttgaatattaaaatttgaatattactgaCAAAGATTATTGTAATTGAGGTTTACTCCTTTACCAGGGAATGATTTTCCAAAATAA comes from Glandiceps talaboti chromosome 11, keGlaTala1.1, whole genome shotgun sequence and encodes:
- the LOC144442658 gene encoding uncharacterized protein LOC144442658, encoding MTTGSLLTLCDDQGDAVSSKYWLFFLLLVPIITIAIYYKMRKSSQQPEPCFPEPPITNDPGLELDAPSTTTPFLSQDPDKPELDAPSTTTPFLSQDPDKPELDAPSTTTPFLSQDPDKPRKSSQQPEPCFPEPPITNDPGLELDAPSTTTTPFLSQDPDKPISGLITPKISEQRGRWDWIKRHKRKKKQELKKKEKAQFKRLLIDLEGDISQDEFKRMKQLCTLQERDKENILNPSGLFERMEKEEIIELLKAINRIDLKERFEREFCLCTKDVENEKWQDLKLMLHRHIAQEIPTEEFCRMKDLSGIPVRDLEGIHNPLELFTKLKKQGDLSINNTTKVEQLLEQVKLISLKDELVRGVADLKQNYEMGDDDVSSV